Proteins co-encoded in one Microbacterium hydrocarbonoxydans genomic window:
- a CDS encoding acetylornithine transaminase, giving the protein MSNWQDDAASDLVLNAGPRLAMLTRGEGSYLWDSEGRRHLDFLAGIAVTSLGHAHPVFVEAVSRQAATLAHVSNYFATPSQLALAARLKRLAGAGIDGRVFFSNSGAEANEAAFKLARLHGGAEKPRIIALENGFHGRTMGSLALTAKAAMRAPFEPMPGGVEHIPATVEALEAAIDDRVAAVIVEPIQGEAGVVELPHGYLQAARSLTLKHGALLIVDEIQTGAGRTGAWFGFSHEGITPDAITLAKGIGGGFPIGALVTYGAASSLFTPGSHGSTFGGNPLATAVADAVLTEIEDAGLVENAARRGEQLREIILGLESPLITGVRGRGLLIGVGLSAPVANDVVAAAQERGLIVNAANPETVRIAPALTIGDAELAEFRELFAASLADVQASLAESGKALA; this is encoded by the coding sequence ATGAGCAATTGGCAGGATGACGCAGCGAGCGATCTGGTCCTGAACGCAGGGCCGCGTCTGGCGATGCTCACCCGCGGTGAGGGGTCGTACCTCTGGGATTCCGAGGGCAGACGTCACCTCGACTTCCTCGCCGGAATCGCGGTGACCTCGCTCGGCCACGCGCATCCGGTGTTCGTGGAGGCCGTGTCGAGGCAGGCCGCGACTCTCGCGCACGTGTCCAACTACTTCGCGACCCCCTCTCAGCTCGCGCTCGCCGCACGCCTGAAGCGCCTCGCCGGTGCCGGGATCGACGGCCGCGTGTTCTTCTCGAACTCGGGTGCCGAGGCGAACGAGGCCGCGTTCAAGCTCGCTCGACTGCACGGTGGTGCGGAGAAGCCGCGCATCATCGCTCTCGAGAACGGGTTCCACGGACGCACCATGGGCTCGCTCGCGCTGACGGCCAAGGCCGCGATGCGCGCTCCGTTCGAGCCGATGCCCGGGGGAGTGGAGCACATCCCCGCGACCGTCGAGGCGCTGGAGGCTGCGATCGACGACCGCGTCGCCGCGGTGATCGTCGAGCCGATCCAGGGCGAGGCAGGGGTGGTCGAGCTTCCGCACGGCTATCTGCAGGCCGCGCGCTCGCTGACGCTGAAGCACGGCGCGCTGCTGATCGTCGACGAGATCCAGACCGGCGCGGGCCGTACCGGTGCCTGGTTCGGCTTCAGCCACGAAGGCATCACGCCCGACGCGATCACGCTCGCGAAGGGGATCGGCGGAGGCTTCCCGATCGGCGCTCTCGTCACGTACGGTGCGGCGAGCTCGCTCTTCACGCCCGGTTCGCACGGCTCGACGTTCGGCGGCAACCCGCTGGCCACCGCCGTGGCCGACGCCGTGCTCACCGAGATCGAGGACGCCGGCCTCGTCGAGAACGCGGCGCGCCGTGGTGAGCAACTCCGCGAGATCATCCTCGGGCTGGAATCGCCGCTCATCACCGGCGTGCGCGGTCGCGGACTGCTCATCGGCGTCGGGCTGAGCGCGCCCGTCGCGAACGACGTGGTCGCCGCCGCCCAGGAGCGTGGCCTCATCGTGAACGCCGCCAACCCCGAGACGGTGCGCATCGCCCCGGCTCTCACCATCGGAGACGCCGAACTCGCCGAGTTCCGTGAGCTCTTCGCCGCCTCGCTCGCCGACGTGCAGGCATCCCTCGCCGAATCCGGAAAGGCCCTCGCATGA
- a CDS encoding DUF559 domain-containing protein translates to MLSAEHTIHSLGGFARGTQLQQFGFSRQSLAKEVDAGAILRLRPGVFAVSPVPASVREAVAHGGALTCTSALRAEGIWVLTPEDGVHVWLAPTQHARTHHGCACTAHYYSGDPPLGIASIEIALTHLYKCAGDEAFFAAFESAWKLGKLTPRHRRRVKARLPRRAHWLVDLARPDADSGLESLLRLRLHLLGIRLDCQVVIADVGRVDFVIAGRLIVEADGKGNHEGGLRHKDLVRDAAASRLGYETLRFDYAQIIHHWESVQAAILGALARLSAQND, encoded by the coding sequence ATGCTCTCCGCGGAACACACCATCCACTCCCTCGGCGGCTTCGCGCGCGGCACCCAGCTCCAGCAGTTCGGCTTCTCTCGCCAGAGCCTCGCCAAGGAGGTCGATGCCGGTGCGATCCTCCGCCTCCGGCCGGGAGTGTTCGCCGTCTCCCCCGTACCCGCGTCAGTGCGGGAGGCCGTCGCCCACGGAGGAGCCCTCACGTGCACGAGCGCTCTCCGAGCCGAGGGCATCTGGGTCCTCACGCCCGAGGACGGGGTTCACGTGTGGCTCGCCCCCACTCAACATGCGCGCACGCACCACGGCTGCGCGTGCACGGCCCACTACTACTCCGGGGACCCGCCGCTCGGCATCGCGAGCATCGAGATCGCGCTCACGCACCTGTACAAGTGCGCCGGCGATGAGGCGTTCTTCGCCGCGTTCGAGTCGGCATGGAAGCTCGGCAAGCTCACACCACGCCATCGGAGGCGGGTGAAGGCACGGCTCCCTCGACGCGCGCACTGGCTCGTCGATCTGGCGCGGCCGGATGCCGACAGCGGGTTGGAGTCACTGCTGCGGCTGCGACTGCATCTGCTCGGCATCCGACTCGACTGTCAGGTCGTGATCGCCGATGTGGGAAGGGTCGACTTCGTCATCGCCGGCAGGCTGATCGTCGAGGCCGACGGCAAGGGAAACCACGAGGGCGGACTGCGCCACAAGGACCTCGTACGTGATGCTGCGGCGTCACGCCTCGGTTATGAGACGCTGCGATTCGACTACGCCCAGATCATCCACCACTGGGAATCCGTGCAGGCTGCGATCCTCGGAGCCCTGGCGCGGCTCTCGGCTCAGAACGACTGA
- a CDS encoding CoA transferase has product MTDPTNPAAAAALLDRVCSSLGVEARSGDRGSPSPHSVPLHSRLATADLAWASVRSVCLTAGIDALPDPDRIAVAYRSDRVLTIDGLAPRVWSPYSGFFRASDGCVRTHGNYPHHAQRMLAALRLRDDATGDDLRSALLTLPAREAVALITEARGLAVPVLLEKPDRDAQLRATPLLPVERHPAPQPKRRPARAGQDPRAPLAGARVLDLTRVIAGPVCTRTLALLGADVLRVDPPQLAEPEWQHLDTGHAKRSTLLDARKERLHELLATADVVVLGYRPEALERLGLSAPALRERHPGLIVAQLSAWGIDHPARAGFDSLVQAESGIAMVESPDRDRPGALPAQALDHSAGYLLAAAIIALLERRRREGGGWVVRTSLRRVAAELLGMPRSSAPDSERELDLSAHTVSFDIAGQKITTAASVLPGFDFAAPHRWGSDQPLW; this is encoded by the coding sequence GTGACCGATCCGACGAATCCCGCCGCCGCTGCCGCGCTTCTGGACCGCGTGTGCTCCTCCCTCGGCGTCGAGGCGAGGAGCGGCGATCGCGGGTCGCCGTCTCCTCACTCCGTGCCGCTGCACTCGCGCCTGGCGACCGCGGATCTCGCGTGGGCGAGTGTGCGCTCCGTCTGCCTGACCGCTGGCATCGACGCTCTCCCCGACCCCGACCGCATCGCCGTCGCGTATCGCAGTGATCGGGTGCTCACCATCGACGGCCTCGCCCCGCGCGTCTGGTCGCCGTACTCGGGTTTCTTCCGAGCGTCCGACGGCTGTGTCCGCACTCACGGCAACTACCCCCACCATGCGCAACGCATGCTCGCCGCGTTGCGTCTGAGAGATGACGCCACGGGTGACGACCTGCGGAGCGCGCTGCTGACGCTGCCTGCCCGCGAGGCCGTCGCGCTGATCACCGAGGCCCGCGGGCTGGCGGTTCCGGTGCTACTCGAAAAGCCCGATCGCGACGCGCAGTTGCGCGCCACTCCCCTGCTGCCTGTCGAGCGGCATCCCGCACCGCAGCCGAAGAGGCGGCCTGCTCGCGCTGGTCAGGATCCTCGTGCGCCGCTCGCAGGCGCCCGTGTATTGGACCTGACCCGGGTGATCGCCGGCCCTGTCTGCACCCGCACTCTCGCTCTCCTCGGCGCCGACGTGCTGCGCGTCGATCCTCCGCAGCTCGCCGAGCCCGAGTGGCAGCACCTCGACACCGGCCACGCCAAGAGATCGACACTGCTCGACGCTCGGAAGGAGCGGTTGCACGAGTTGCTCGCCACGGCTGACGTCGTCGTGCTCGGGTACCGACCGGAGGCCCTCGAGCGTCTCGGTCTCTCGGCACCCGCACTGCGGGAGCGCCATCCGGGTCTGATCGTCGCCCAGCTCAGCGCCTGGGGCATCGATCACCCGGCGCGTGCCGGATTCGACAGTCTCGTGCAGGCAGAGTCCGGGATCGCGATGGTGGAGTCGCCGGATCGCGACCGTCCAGGGGCTCTGCCCGCACAGGCGCTGGATCACAGCGCCGGCTACCTTCTCGCGGCCGCGATCATCGCGCTGCTCGAGCGGCGCCGTCGAGAAGGTGGCGGGTGGGTGGTGCGCACCTCACTGCGGAGAGTGGCTGCGGAGCTTCTCGGGATGCCCAGATCTTCGGCGCCGGATTCGGAGCGGGAGCTGGACCTCTCCGCCCACACCGTGTCGTTCGACATCGCAGGGCAGAAGATCACCACCGCGGCATCAGTTCTCCCCGGCTTCGACTTCGCCGCGCCGCATCGATGGGGATCCGATCAACCCCTGTGGTGA
- the argB gene encoding acetylglutamate kinase encodes MTDIQDTTPDVAAVKAATLIESLPWLKKFRDQIVVVKYGGNAMVSDELQEAFAQDIAYLRYVGVLPVVVHGGGPQISDMLQRLEIPSEFKGGYRVTNTEAIGVVRMVLTGQVNPQLVSKINSHGPIATGLSGEDAGLFGGRRRGVVIDGEEIDLGRVGDVVEVDPTPVLDHLAAGRVPVVSSIAPDLDHPGQSLNVNADAAAAALAVALKARKLVILTDVPGLYADWPNRDSLVSHLTSEALIQMLPTLESGMIPKMKACLDAIEGGVDAAAIIDGRVPHSVLVELFTSKGIGTEVVLGSAGTNA; translated from the coding sequence ATGACCGACATCCAGGACACGACGCCCGATGTCGCCGCGGTCAAGGCGGCGACCCTGATCGAATCGCTCCCGTGGCTGAAGAAGTTCCGCGACCAGATCGTCGTCGTCAAGTACGGCGGCAATGCGATGGTGTCGGACGAGCTGCAGGAAGCCTTCGCGCAGGACATCGCGTACCTCCGGTATGTGGGCGTGCTGCCGGTCGTCGTGCACGGCGGTGGACCGCAGATCTCAGACATGCTGCAGCGGCTCGAGATCCCGAGCGAGTTCAAGGGCGGCTACCGGGTCACCAACACCGAGGCGATCGGCGTCGTGCGCATGGTGCTCACCGGTCAGGTCAACCCGCAGCTGGTCTCGAAGATCAACTCGCACGGTCCGATCGCGACCGGGCTCAGCGGTGAGGACGCGGGCCTGTTCGGCGGGCGGCGTCGCGGCGTCGTGATCGACGGCGAGGAGATCGATCTCGGTCGAGTCGGCGATGTCGTCGAGGTCGACCCCACGCCCGTGCTCGATCATCTCGCGGCCGGTCGTGTGCCCGTGGTCTCGAGCATCGCGCCCGATCTCGATCACCCCGGTCAGTCGCTGAACGTGAACGCGGATGCCGCGGCGGCCGCCCTCGCGGTGGCGCTCAAGGCGCGCAAGCTCGTCATCCTCACGGATGTCCCCGGGCTCTACGCCGACTGGCCCAATCGAGACTCGCTCGTCTCGCACCTCACGTCCGAGGCACTCATCCAGATGCTGCCGACACTCGAATCCGGCATGATCCCGAAGATGAAGGCCTGCCTGGATGCGATCGAAGGCGGCGTCGATGCCGCTGCCATCATCGACGGACGAGTGCCGCACTCGGTGCTCGTCGAACTCTTCACCAGCAAGGGAATCGGAACAGAAGTGGTCTTGGGAAGCGCAGGGACGAACGCATGA
- the argH gene encoding argininosuccinate lyase, translating into MVDSKNEGTNEGALWGARFASGPSPELVELSRSTHFDWILAPYDIAGSHAHATALEAAGYLETDEATRMHEGLDAVARKVADGTLLPVPSDEDVHGALEQALIVELGPELGGRLRAGRSRNDQIATLVRMYLIDHARVIARDLLRVIDALVAQAEAHPDAILPGRTHLQHAQPVLLAHHLQAHGWPLVRELERLVDWRRRAGVSPYGGGALAGSTLGLDPALVASELGLDRPAENSLDGTAARDVVAEFAFIAAMTGVDLSRLSEEIILWNTREFGFVTLHDGYSTGSSIMPQKKNPDIAELARGKSGRLIGNLTGLMATLKGLPLAYNRDLQEDKEPVFDSVQTLEVVLPAFAGMIATLRFDTERMAALAPQGFSLATDVAEWLVKRRVPFRDAHEISGALVRACEEQGIGLEDASDELLLSVSPHLVPEVREVLTIEGSVASRTGAGGTAPVRVAEQRAELVARAQAAAHALGL; encoded by the coding sequence ATGGTCGACTCGAAGAACGAAGGAACCAACGAGGGCGCGCTCTGGGGCGCTCGATTCGCGAGCGGTCCGTCGCCCGAGCTCGTCGAGCTCAGCAGATCGACACACTTCGACTGGATCCTCGCACCGTATGACATCGCGGGCTCCCACGCGCATGCGACGGCGCTCGAGGCCGCCGGCTATCTCGAAACCGATGAGGCGACGAGGATGCACGAGGGACTCGATGCCGTGGCCCGCAAGGTCGCGGACGGGACACTGCTGCCGGTTCCCTCCGATGAGGATGTGCATGGCGCGCTCGAGCAGGCGCTCATCGTCGAACTCGGACCGGAGCTGGGAGGACGTCTGCGAGCCGGACGCAGCCGCAACGACCAGATCGCCACGCTCGTGCGCATGTATCTGATCGACCATGCCCGCGTGATCGCGCGCGATCTGCTCCGGGTCATAGACGCCCTCGTGGCACAGGCCGAAGCGCATCCCGACGCGATCCTTCCGGGGCGCACGCATCTTCAGCATGCTCAGCCGGTGCTTCTCGCCCACCACCTGCAGGCCCATGGCTGGCCACTGGTGCGTGAGCTCGAGCGACTGGTCGACTGGCGACGTCGTGCCGGTGTCTCGCCGTACGGAGGCGGAGCGCTCGCGGGTTCGACGCTCGGACTCGACCCCGCGTTGGTCGCATCGGAACTCGGACTCGACCGCCCGGCCGAGAACTCCCTCGACGGCACCGCGGCGCGCGATGTGGTGGCGGAGTTCGCGTTCATCGCCGCCATGACCGGGGTCGACCTGTCGCGTCTGAGTGAGGAGATCATCCTCTGGAACACGCGCGAGTTCGGCTTCGTCACGCTGCATGACGGGTACTCGACCGGTTCGAGCATCATGCCGCAGAAGAAGAACCCTGACATCGCCGAGCTCGCTCGCGGCAAGTCCGGGCGTCTGATCGGCAACCTGACGGGGCTCATGGCCACGCTCAAGGGCCTTCCGCTCGCCTACAACCGCGACCTGCAGGAAGACAAGGAGCCGGTCTTCGACTCGGTGCAGACCCTCGAGGTCGTGCTGCCCGCATTCGCCGGCATGATCGCCACGCTGCGCTTCGACACCGAGCGCATGGCGGCACTCGCACCGCAGGGATTCTCGCTCGCGACCGATGTGGCGGAATGGCTCGTGAAGCGTCGTGTGCCGTTCCGCGACGCGCACGAGATCTCGGGCGCTCTCGTGCGCGCCTGCGAAGAGCAGGGGATCGGCCTCGAGGATGCGTCGGACGAGCTGCTGCTGTCGGTCTCGCCGCATCTCGTCCCCGAGGTGCGTGAGGTCCTGACGATCGAGGGTTCGGTGGCATCGCGCACCGGCGCCGGAGGGACGGCTCCGGTCAGGGTCGCCGAGCAGCGTGCCGAACTCGTGGCTCGCGCGCAGGCCGCGGCGCACGCGCTCGGGCTCTAG
- a CDS encoding SatD family protein has translation MVIAVLADIVGSRRLDDRTAAQRTLDETIVRVERDAPLAQQPLTPTVGDEQQGVYPGLEDAMISLLMIQLALPDGIAFRFGIGVGPVSAVDSVHGELADGPGWYAARAAIETVHAREGRAVPRTRTWIVGAPGQDEVMESTIAASNAYLLVRDEVVGAMNERERRLTYGRLIGRSQHELAAEEGITQPSVSKSLRNAGSAALLEGLAALRGSTA, from the coding sequence ATGGTCATCGCCGTACTCGCAGACATCGTGGGCTCCCGCAGGCTCGACGACCGCACGGCAGCGCAGCGCACCCTCGATGAGACCATCGTCCGCGTGGAGCGCGATGCGCCCCTGGCTCAGCAGCCCTTGACCCCCACGGTCGGAGACGAGCAGCAGGGGGTGTACCCGGGCCTCGAAGACGCCATGATCTCACTCCTGATGATCCAGCTCGCCCTTCCCGACGGGATCGCCTTCCGATTCGGGATCGGCGTCGGTCCCGTCAGTGCCGTCGACTCGGTGCACGGCGAGCTCGCCGACGGACCGGGGTGGTATGCCGCCCGCGCTGCCATCGAGACCGTGCATGCGAGGGAGGGGCGCGCCGTACCACGCACCCGAACCTGGATTGTCGGAGCCCCCGGGCAGGATGAGGTCATGGAGAGCACGATCGCCGCGTCGAACGCCTACCTCCTCGTCCGAGACGAGGTGGTCGGGGCCATGAACGAGCGAGAACGTCGGCTGACATACGGGCGCCTCATCGGGAGGTCGCAGCACGAGCTCGCTGCCGAAGAGGGCATCACTCAGCCGAGCGTCTCGAAGTCTCTGCGCAACGCAGGCAGCGCCGCGTTGCTCGAAGGACTCGCCGCGCTCAGGGGATCCACGGCATGA
- the tyrS gene encoding tyrosine--tRNA ligase produces the protein MSNSALTTAPPAIDPTFENVWDELLWRGLVHVSTDQEALRALLAGDPITYYCGFDPTAPSLHLGNLVQLLTLRRIQLAGHKPLGLVGGSTGLIGDPRPTAERTLNTRETVEEWVERLRTQVERYLSFEGENAARIVNNLDWTAPLSAIDFLREIGKHYRVGTMLKKDAVAARLNSDEGISYTEFSYQILQGMDFLELYRQYDCVLQTGGSDQWGNLTSGTDLIRRAEGASAHAIGTPLITNSDGTKFGKSEGNAIWLDPEMCSPYRMYQFWLGTADADVIGRLKVFTFLTRAEIEEYEALVESEPFRRAAQKRLALEVVATVHGLDATAAVIAASDALFGQGDLTALDASTLRTALEELPNATITGGSSVVDALVATGLVSSASEARRAIAQGGVSLDGTRVEDDAATVQGTLPGGLSVLRRGKKTLAGVFLV, from the coding sequence GTGTCGAATTCCGCTCTGACGACCGCCCCGCCGGCGATCGACCCCACGTTCGAGAACGTGTGGGACGAACTGCTGTGGCGCGGCCTCGTCCATGTGTCCACTGACCAGGAGGCGCTGCGCGCCCTTCTCGCCGGGGATCCGATCACGTATTACTGCGGCTTCGACCCGACGGCTCCCAGCCTGCATCTCGGAAACCTGGTGCAGCTGCTGACGCTTCGTCGCATCCAGCTCGCGGGCCACAAGCCGCTCGGCCTCGTCGGCGGTTCCACCGGTCTGATCGGCGACCCGCGCCCCACGGCTGAGCGCACGCTCAACACCCGAGAGACGGTCGAGGAATGGGTGGAGCGCCTGCGGACGCAGGTCGAGCGCTACCTGAGCTTCGAGGGCGAGAACGCCGCGCGCATCGTCAACAATCTCGATTGGACGGCACCCCTCTCGGCGATCGACTTCCTGCGCGAGATCGGCAAGCACTACCGGGTCGGCACGATGCTGAAGAAGGATGCTGTCGCCGCGCGCCTGAACTCCGACGAGGGCATCAGCTACACCGAGTTCAGCTACCAGATCCTGCAGGGGATGGACTTCCTCGAGCTGTACCGTCAGTACGACTGCGTCCTCCAGACGGGCGGCTCCGACCAATGGGGCAACCTCACCAGCGGCACAGACCTCATCCGTCGTGCCGAGGGAGCATCTGCGCACGCAATCGGTACTCCGTTGATCACGAACAGCGACGGAACCAAGTTCGGCAAGAGCGAGGGCAACGCCATCTGGCTCGACCCCGAGATGTGCAGCCCGTACCGGATGTACCAGTTCTGGCTGGGCACTGCAGACGCCGACGTGATCGGCAGGTTGAAGGTCTTCACCTTCCTCACCCGCGCTGAGATCGAGGAGTACGAGGCGCTGGTCGAGAGCGAGCCCTTCCGCCGCGCCGCGCAGAAGCGGCTTGCTCTCGAGGTCGTCGCCACCGTGCACGGCCTGGATGCGACGGCCGCCGTGATCGCGGCATCCGACGCTCTGTTCGGTCAAGGAGACCTGACTGCGCTGGATGCGTCGACGCTGCGCACCGCACTCGAAGAGCTGCCGAACGCGACGATCACCGGCGGGTCGTCGGTCGTCGACGCGCTCGTCGCCACGGGGCTCGTCTCCAGCGCGTCCGAAGCCCGCCGCGCCATCGCACAGGGCGGTGTGTCTCTCGACGGAACGCGTGTCGAAGACGACGCGGCCACCGTGCAGGGAACCCTGCCGGGGGGATTGTCCGTGCTCCGTCGTGGAAAGAAGACCCTCGCAGGAGTCTTCCTCGTCTGA
- a CDS encoding DUF4184 family protein, whose protein sequence is MPFTPSHAVVALPFIRTPLVPAAIAIGAMTPDLPLFIRGIGLPYSFTHTFGNVVWTALVAFVLFLLWRVVLRPAVGELSPLWLARRLPAEWSRSGIGAAQDAVGIGAPNRLYPLMLALSLVLGVLTHIVWDLFTHEGRWGVDVLPALDQMWGPFTGYKWLQHGSSVIGLLVIAIWGVFRLNRAEPREHVERVIPAPVRIAWWVSLPVVLITAWGVGYAGYGPFTEEFTYQHLAYRVLPPACALWGVLTLVICVSLPLFRRLHHRG, encoded by the coding sequence ATGCCGTTCACGCCGAGCCATGCGGTGGTCGCACTTCCCTTCATCCGCACGCCGCTTGTGCCCGCCGCGATCGCGATCGGCGCCATGACGCCGGACCTTCCGCTGTTCATCAGGGGAATCGGACTCCCGTACTCGTTCACCCACACGTTCGGCAATGTGGTGTGGACAGCGCTGGTGGCGTTCGTGCTGTTTCTGCTGTGGCGTGTCGTGCTGCGCCCCGCCGTGGGTGAGTTGTCGCCGCTCTGGCTTGCTCGTCGGCTGCCCGCCGAATGGTCGCGGTCGGGCATCGGAGCGGCGCAGGACGCCGTCGGCATCGGTGCTCCGAATCGGCTCTATCCGTTGATGCTCGCACTGTCCCTGGTGCTCGGTGTGCTCACGCACATCGTCTGGGATCTCTTCACGCACGAAGGCAGATGGGGCGTCGACGTGCTTCCCGCGCTCGACCAGATGTGGGGTCCGTTCACCGGATACAAATGGCTGCAGCACGGGTCGAGCGTGATCGGCCTGCTCGTGATCGCGATCTGGGGCGTCTTCAGACTCAACCGTGCCGAGCCGCGCGAACACGTCGAGCGCGTGATCCCGGCACCCGTCCGAATCGCATGGTGGGTGTCGCTTCCCGTCGTGCTGATCACGGCGTGGGGTGTGGGGTACGCGGGGTACGGGCCGTTCACCGAGGAGTTCACGTATCAGCATCTGGCCTATCGGGTCCTGCCGCCGGCGTGCGCGCTGTGGGGCGTTCTCACACTGGTGATCTGCGTGTCCCTGCCGCTGTTCCGCCGCCTTCACCACAGGGGTTGA
- a CDS encoding DUF1349 domain-containing protein, translated as MPESDIISWTDGSWTHEPAAHSVDGAHLEVTAVEGSDAWRHTAYGFVHDTEHALLAPLAVGEAVEVSFRAPWDGQFDQAGVFVRIDDEHWIKAGIEYADDHLGLGAVVTDIRSDWSVGFVDDWHGREITVRVSRWADAVIVRARADRDDWRLVRVAPFDGEAAASAGPFLAGPTRAGLVVRFTRWTRSAADVALH; from the coding sequence ATGCCTGAATCAGACATCATCTCCTGGACAGACGGCTCCTGGACGCACGAGCCCGCCGCCCACTCCGTGGACGGCGCTCACCTCGAGGTCACCGCGGTCGAGGGCAGCGACGCCTGGCGACACACCGCTTACGGCTTCGTCCACGACACCGAGCACGCACTGCTCGCTCCCCTGGCGGTGGGCGAAGCCGTGGAGGTCTCGTTCCGCGCTCCCTGGGACGGTCAGTTCGATCAGGCCGGAGTCTTCGTCCGCATCGACGACGAACACTGGATCAAAGCGGGCATCGAGTACGCCGACGATCACCTCGGTCTCGGCGCCGTCGTCACCGACATCCGCTCCGACTGGTCGGTCGGCTTCGTCGACGACTGGCACGGCCGGGAGATCACAGTGCGTGTGAGCCGCTGGGCTGATGCGGTCATCGTGCGCGCGCGAGCGGACCGCGACGACTGGCGGCTGGTGCGCGTCGCGCCGTTCGACGGTGAAGCCGCGGCATCCGCCGGCCCGTTCCTCGCCGGTCCGACCCGCGCAGGGTTGGTCGTGCGCTTCACCCGCTGGACGAGGTCAGCCGCCGACGTCGCGCTGCACTGA
- the argF gene encoding ornithine carbamoyltransferase produces the protein MTRHLLRDDDLTPTEQAEILDLALELKKDRWANKALAGPQTVAVIFDKSSTRTRVSFAVGIADLGGSPLIISTASSQLGGKETPSDTARVLERQVAAIVWRTYAQAGLEEMAAGTTVPVVNALSDDFHPCQLLADLLTIREHKGDLKGLTLTFFGDGQSNMAHSYALAGVTAGMHVRIVSPVDYAPRADVVEAADRRAAETGGSITLYTDAVEAAAGADVVVTDTWVSMGKEEEKLARIRDLGGYKVTPETMQLADPEAIFIHCLPADRGYEVDSEVIDGPQSVVWDEAENRLHAQKALLVWLLGKKDS, from the coding sequence ATGACCCGCCACCTGCTGCGTGACGACGATCTGACCCCCACCGAACAGGCCGAGATCCTCGATCTCGCCCTCGAGCTGAAGAAGGACCGCTGGGCGAACAAGGCTCTCGCGGGCCCCCAGACCGTCGCCGTCATCTTCGACAAGTCCTCCACCCGCACCCGCGTGTCGTTCGCCGTGGGGATCGCGGACCTCGGCGGTTCGCCGCTGATCATCTCGACCGCGAGCAGCCAGCTGGGCGGCAAGGAGACCCCGTCCGACACCGCTCGCGTGCTCGAGCGCCAGGTCGCCGCGATCGTCTGGCGCACCTACGCGCAGGCCGGACTCGAAGAGATGGCCGCGGGCACCACCGTGCCCGTCGTCAACGCTCTGTCCGACGACTTCCACCCCTGCCAGCTGCTCGCCGACCTGCTCACGATCCGCGAGCACAAGGGCGACCTGAAGGGCCTGACCCTGACGTTCTTCGGCGACGGTCAGAGCAACATGGCGCACTCCTATGCGCTGGCGGGCGTCACCGCCGGCATGCACGTGCGCATCGTCTCGCCGGTGGATTACGCGCCGCGTGCCGACGTCGTCGAGGCCGCCGATCGCCGCGCGGCCGAGACCGGTGGATCCATCACGCTCTACACCGACGCCGTCGAGGCCGCTGCCGGCGCCGACGTCGTGGTGACCGACACCTGGGTGTCCATGGGCAAGGAGGAGGAGAAGCTCGCTCGCATCCGCGATCTCGGAGGCTACAAGGTGACGCCCGAGACGATGCAGCTCGCCGACCCGGAGGCCATCTTCATCCACTGCCTTCCCGCCGACCGCGGCTACGAAGTGGACTCCGAGGTCATCGACGGACCCCAGAGCGTGGTCTGGGACGAGGCAGAGAACCGTCTGCACGCCCAGAAGGCCCTGCTCGTGTGGCTGCTCGGCAAGAAGGACTCCTGA